The genomic interval GGTCAACTCGCTGACCGCCCTTTCCGCCGGTAGCCTGACGATTGCTGTAACCGGTGCCGGGCAAGTCACCATCAAACTGGACGCGATTGCAGCAGCCTCGTCTGGCTCTGAGCGTATGGGCCAAGTGGTGGAGGCGATCAACCGTAAAACTGCTGATACGGGTGTAACGGCCTTCTTGTCGCAAAACGCGGACCAGAGCTACCGCATCGACATCATGAATGAGAACCTGGATACGAATGGCGATTCTGCCGTGGTCAGTTTTACGGGCTTCACCGCGACCACTACCGGTCTGGTCTTGGCGGGCGATCTGGCTTCGAAGATCGATGCCGCCAACACCACCAGTGATGCACTGGGTATTGACACGCTGAACATTGACACCCAACGCAATGCCTGGGTGGCGATCAAGAAGCTGGACTCGGCCATCAACCAGGTCAACTCGGCCCGTGCGCAACTGGGTGCTCTGCAAAGCCGGTTTGAAAGTGCCACTGGCAATATCGCCATCAACGTGGAAAATCTGTCCGCCTCCCGTGGCCGGATTGTGGATGCCGACTTTGCGCAAGAAACTGCCAATCTGTCGCGTACACAGATCCTGCAACAGGCCGGTACCGCCATGGTGGCCCAGGCCAACAAGCTGCCACAAAGCGTGCTGTCGCTGCTGCAATAAGACGCAGAAGCACCGCTCCTTGCGCGCCGACTAAGGTTTGCAAGGGCGTCAATAGGTGCTAAAACGCAAAGGCGGATAAAGGAACCCCCTTTATCCGCCGTTTTGCCTTTTGGAATGCGGATACAAATACAGCTATTCGCAGCCACAGTCCTGGTGGTAGGGGTGGCAGGTCATTGTTCTGGAGAACATCATGGGTATTTCATCGACGGGTATCGGCAGTGGTTTGAATGTCGAAAGCATCATCACGAAGCTGGTCGCTCTGGAAACCCAGCCCCTGACCTCGCTCCAGCTCAAAGCGACGGTCATCCAGACCAAGATTTCCGATTACTCGCAGATCAAATCGCTGGTTTCCACCCTCACAGACACCGCGTCCAAGCTGTCGCTCGACAGCGGCTGGAACACCGTGGCGGTCTCCTCTTCCAACAGCGCGGCGGTGACGGCCACCGTGACCGGCATTGCCAGCACCACCAGCTTCAGCGTGGGCGTGTCGCAGTTGGCCAAGGCCCAGTCCAGCGTATCGGATGCCGTCACGGCCGGTGCCGCGGTGGGTTCGGCCGGCACTTTGACCCTGCAACTCGGCACCTGGGGCCCCGCCCGGGCCAACGCCACCGGCAGCCTGTTTACGCCGGG from Comamonadaceae bacterium OS-1 carries:
- the fliC_2 gene encoding A-type flagellin, coding for MTTTINTNVNSLNAQRNLMASGGSLATSMQRLSSGLRVNSAKDDAAGLAIAERFQSQIKGLSVGSRNANDGISLAQTAEGALGKVGDMLQRMRELAVQSSNATNSAADRKALQSEVSQLTDEVDRIAKQTSFNGKKVLDGSFAGAVFQVGANSGENITVGGLTNSTATGLSKSAYSYDQSNSSITASSVNSLTALSAGSLTIAVTGAGQVTIKLDAIAAASSGSERMGQVVEAINRKTADTGVTAFLSQNADQSYRIDIMNENLDTNGDSAVVSFTGFTATTTGLVLAGDLASKIDAANTTSDALGIDTLNIDTQRNAWVAIKKLDSAINQVNSARAQLGALQSRFESATGNIAINVENLSASRGRIVDADFAQETANLSRTQILQQAGTAMVAQANKLPQSVLSLLQ